Proteins co-encoded in one Acidobacteriota bacterium genomic window:
- a CDS encoding response regulator, producing the protein MPHEPHKILIVDDEPNIVLSLEFLLGQEGYEVAVARDGPEALERAAELHPDLVLLDVMLPGLDGFEVCRQLRAREPAPKIVLLTARGRSAERLRGLDLGAELYVTKPFSTRDLMADIRRCLGNADQASVETSGG; encoded by the coding sequence ATGCCCCATGAACCGCACAAGATCCTCATCGTCGACGACGAGCCCAATATCGTCCTCTCCCTCGAGTTCCTCCTCGGCCAGGAAGGCTACGAGGTGGCGGTGGCCCGGGACGGCCCGGAAGCGTTGGAGCGGGCTGCAGAGCTGCATCCGGACCTGGTGCTCCTGGACGTCATGCTGCCGGGCCTCGACGGCTTCGAGGTTTGCCGTCAGCTGCGCGCCCGGGAGCCGGCCCCGAAGATTGTCCTGCTCACCGCTCGGGGCCGTAGCGCCGAGCGGCTGCGGGGCCTGGACCTGGGCGCCGAGCTCTACGTCACCAAGCCCTTCTCCACCCGTGACCTGATGGCGGATATTCGCCGCTGCCTGGGGAACGCAGACCAAGCTTCCGTGGAGACCTCCGGAGGATGA